Below is a window of Chloroflexota bacterium DNA.
CTTCAATCAGTTTATCAATCTCTAACTGCTCTACATCATACCAATGGATTTGCGGATCGTTTAGCCGGAACCAGTTGGCCTGCTGGCGCACAAAGCGCCGCGTCTCGTGTTTGATCAGCCGCGTGGCCTCGGCCAGGTCGCACTCGCCGCGCAGGCACATGCCGATCTGTTTGTAGCCAAGCGCCGACATGGCCGGCAGAGACCAGGCATATCCTTTGTCGGCCAGGGCCTGCGTCTCGGCCACCAGCCCTTTCACCATCATTGCTTCAATCCGCGCATCAATGCGAGCATAAAGAATGGGGCGAGCCAGAGTCAGGCCGATGATGATAGAACGGTACGGAGGCGGAGTCTTCTGGCGCTGGGCGCTGAACGGTTGCCCCGTCGCCAGCGTCACTTCCAGCGCCCGCGCCACGCGCCGAACGTTGCGCCGATCAATCACTTGTGCGGCGGCGGGGTCGGCCTCAGCCAACCGGCGGAACAATGCCTCGGAACCTTCACGCTCGGCAAAGGCCAACAGCTCGTCGCGCAGCGCCGGGTCGGCGGCGCGGGGCGGGATCGTCCAACCCTCCAACACGGCGCGAACATACTGCCCGGTTCCGCCCACCAACAACGGCCAATGATTTCGCGCGTTGATGGCTGCGATCAATTCATCAACCGCCTGGCGATATTCCGAGAGCGCCCAGGGCTTGTCCGGGTCAGTCACGTCAATGAGGTGATGCGGGACGCGGGCGCGGTCGGCGAGCGAGGGCTTGGCCGTGCCGATGTCGAGGCCGCGATAAAGATAACGCGAGTCGGCGGAGATGATCTCGCCAGCCAAACGTTCGGCCAATTCAACGGCAATTGCCGACTTGCCGACGGCGGTTGGGCCGACGATGACGAGGAGTTTTAGAGATTGGAGATTTGTCATTGCTGATTGATCGCGTTCTCAATCACTTCTACCCTCAACAACTCGCCCTTGCCTGAAAGTTCAACCGCCACAAAATCAATTCGCCAGTCCACCTGGCCCAGAGCATGATCCTGAAGGTAAGTTTGAGCGGCGGCAATCAGGTGACTTTTCTTGCGAAGTGTCACCGACTCTTCGGGGGAGCCGAAATCGGCCCCGCGCCGGGTTCGCACTTCCACAAATACCCAGGTCTCGCCAAATTTTGCCACCAGATCGATCTCGCCTGCCGGGCAACGGAAGTTACGTTCGACAATTTCGTAGCCGAGTGAAATGAGCTTGTCGGCGGCCAACTGTTCGCCGCGCCGGCCGAGAGAGAGGCGGGAGCGGCTCATGTTGCCTTCCCATCGGAACGGCGAACGCGCTCTTCGGCCAACCGTTCATAGTGAGACATCATGATGCCTGAAGTGCGGCGAATGTCATATTGCTTTGCCGACTCCCTGGCGCCGCCCGCCAGCCGCTGGCGCAACTCAGCGTCCAGAGTCAGGCGCACCAGTTTAGCGGTAAACACCGCCAGATCGTTGGCGCACAACAAACCGTTTTCACCGTCGCAAATAGTGTCTTCCACGCCCGGCGACTCGATCCCGATGGCGGGCAAACCGGCGGCCAGGGCTTCAATGAGAGAGAGCGGATGGACTTCAGTCAACGAAGGGGTGACGAAGGCGTCGGCCAGCATCAACATGCCGGGCACATCCTGGTACGGAACCGGGCCAGTAAAACGAATGAAGGCGCCCACGCCAGACCGGCCTGCCTCATCTCGCAAGCTTTCCAACGCCGGCCCGCCGCCCACAATCAATAAATGAA
It encodes the following:
- the miaA gene encoding tRNA (adenosine(37)-N6)-dimethylallyltransferase MiaA gives rise to the protein MTNLQSLKLLVIVGPTAVGKSAIAVELAERLAGEIISADSRYLYRGLDIGTAKPSLADRARVPHHLIDVTDPDKPWALSEYRQAVDELIAAINARNHWPLLVGGTGQYVRAVLEGWTIPPRAADPALRDELLAFAEREGSEALFRRLAEADPAAAQVIDRRNVRRVARALEVTLATGQPFSAQRQKTPPPYRSIIIGLTLARPILYARIDARIEAMMVKGLVAETQALADKGYAWSLPAMSALGYKQIGMCLRGECDLAEATRLIKHETRRFVRQQANWFRLNDPQIHWYDVEQLEIDKLIEDIYRLESQ
- a CDS encoding YraN family protein; amino-acid sequence: MSRSRLSLGRRGEQLAADKLISLGYEIVERNFRCPAGEIDLVAKFGETWVFVEVRTRRGADFGSPEESVTLRKKSHLIAAAQTYLQDHALGQVDWRIDFVAVELSGKGELLRVEVIENAINQQ